The Erythrobacter insulae genome window below encodes:
- the fliG gene encoding flagellar motor switch protein FliG, with product MSDLADTQSLQGEPEPAREAMSRTQRAAVFLTLLGEEEAAALLARLGPGELERLGGAMCALGEIDQLGIAEALGDFVTEADRNIVPARERSGEVRSLLTQALGETKAESMMQRITPEIRPRTIEMARWLAPNVLLKLVDGEHPQVIAALLLMLESEAAAEVLTQLPTDMQSAVIERVARIGPISTHAVDMIDSLLSQRIGANFGASALMLGGPREAADLINLAAGEVRNTVLPVIAQLDPALAEAIEEQMFTFEMLLELDPQAMGRLLRDVDSEALVDALKGLKEPERAPFFAAMSSRAADGIRDDIDLRGRLARSEVEAAQRRIIETARSLADQGEIVIGADDGEFV from the coding sequence ATGAGTGACCTTGCTGATACCCAAAGCCTGCAAGGCGAACCCGAACCTGCGCGTGAGGCGATGAGCCGGACTCAAAGGGCAGCCGTTTTCCTTACGCTTTTGGGTGAAGAGGAAGCCGCTGCGTTGTTGGCTCGGCTTGGCCCTGGAGAGCTTGAGCGGCTGGGCGGTGCGATGTGCGCGCTGGGTGAAATTGATCAGCTGGGAATCGCCGAAGCGCTTGGTGATTTCGTGACTGAGGCGGACCGGAATATTGTCCCCGCGCGCGAACGCTCCGGGGAAGTGCGGTCTTTGCTGACGCAGGCTTTGGGGGAAACCAAAGCGGAAAGCATGATGCAGCGGATCACACCAGAAATTCGCCCCCGAACAATCGAAATGGCACGCTGGCTTGCGCCTAATGTACTGCTTAAACTGGTCGATGGCGAGCATCCGCAGGTGATCGCGGCATTGCTTTTGATGCTGGAAAGCGAAGCCGCCGCCGAGGTCCTGACGCAATTGCCCACAGATATGCAATCGGCCGTGATTGAGCGCGTTGCCCGTATCGGCCCAATTTCTACTCACGCCGTTGATATGATCGACAGCCTGCTGTCACAGCGCATCGGTGCCAATTTTGGAGCAAGCGCGCTGATGTTGGGAGGGCCGCGGGAGGCCGCCGACCTGATTAATCTGGCGGCGGGCGAGGTCCGCAACACTGTTTTGCCGGTCATCGCACAGCTTGACCCGGCATTGGCCGAGGCCATCGAAGAGCAAATGTTCACGTTTGAAATGCTGCTTGAGCTTGATCCGCAGGCCATGGGCCGATTGCTGCGAGACGTTGATAGTGAGGCGTTGGTTGATGCATTGAAAGGATTGAAGGAGCCGGAGCGTGCTCCGTTCTTCGCCGCCATGTCGAGCAGGGCGGCTGACGGCATCCGTGATGATATTGATCTGCGCGGGCGGCTTGCGCGAAGCGAGGTCGAAGCGGCGCAGCGGCGCATCATCGAAACGGCCCGCAGTCTGGCTGATCAGGGTGAAATTGTGATCGGAGCCGATGATGGCGAATTCGT